Proteins encoded within one genomic window of Minwuia thermotolerans:
- a CDS encoding MlaE family ABC transporter permease, protein MNSRWNIFALVGRVILEFLAAIGRLCVFTGHGLRHCVTPPWYPRLLLRQMLQIGYYSLPVIGLTAFFTGAVLALQIYIGGSRFNAESLVSSIVVLGITRELGPVIGGLMVAGRVSAAMAAEIGTMRVTEQIDALTTLSTNPFKYLVAPRLIAGATMLPLLVLVADIIGVFGGFVIGTQKLGFNIGNYISSTINFLHVDDVVSGLVKAAIFGFLISLMGCYHGFMSRGGAQGVGRATTNAVVSASILILISNYVVTELFFAQ, encoded by the coding sequence TTGAATTCGCGCTGGAATATCTTCGCGCTGGTCGGACGTGTCATTCTCGAATTCCTGGCGGCCATCGGTCGCCTGTGCGTCTTTACCGGCCATGGGCTGCGTCATTGCGTGACCCCGCCCTGGTATCCTCGGCTGCTGCTGCGGCAGATGCTGCAGATCGGCTACTACTCGCTGCCGGTAATCGGTCTGACCGCGTTCTTCACCGGCGCAGTGCTCGCGTTGCAGATCTACATCGGCGGGTCGCGGTTCAATGCCGAAAGCCTCGTCTCCTCGATCGTGGTGCTGGGCATCACGCGCGAACTGGGGCCGGTCATCGGCGGCCTGATGGTCGCAGGCCGGGTCAGCGCCGCCATGGCGGCCGAAATCGGCACCATGAGGGTGACCGAGCAGATCGATGCCCTGACCACGCTGTCGACCAATCCGTTCAAGTATCTTGTCGCGCCGCGCCTGATCGCCGGGGCCACCATGCTGCCGCTGCTTGTGCTCGTCGCCGACATCATCGGCGTCTTCGGCGGCTTCGTGATCGGCACCCAGAAGCTGGGCTTCAACATCGGCAACTACATCTCCAGCACCATCAACTTCCTGCACGTGGACGACGTCGTTTCCGGCCTGGTGAAGGCGGCGATCTTCGGCTTCCTGATTTCGCTGATGGGCTGCTATCACGGCTTCATGAGCCGCGGCGGCGCCCAGGGCGTCGGCCGCGCCACCACCAACGCGGTGGTCAGCGCTTCGATCCTGATTCTCATTTCCAACTACGTGGTCACGGAGCTCTTCTTCGCGCAATGA
- a CDS encoding ABC transporter ATP-binding protein, with protein sequence MNAQPKIAMKGVTKSFGSKQVLRGIDLEVGEAESLVVIGGSGTGKSVMIKTVLGIVRPDGGSIRIDGEEIADAGPAEREKHMKKMGMLFQGSALFDSLPVWENVAFGLIQGRRMKRSEAREAAEAKLAQVGLNAEVGELMPAELSGGMQKRVALARAIATDPEIIFFDEPTTGLDPIMADVINDLIVKCVRELGATAVSITHDMASARKIADRVAMIYEGRILWAGAAEDIDDSGNDYVDQFVHGRAEGPIQMQVRKL encoded by the coding sequence ATGAACGCCCAGCCGAAAATCGCCATGAAGGGCGTCACCAAGTCCTTCGGTTCGAAGCAGGTGCTGCGCGGCATCGACCTGGAAGTGGGCGAAGCCGAATCGCTGGTTGTGATCGGCGGTTCCGGCACCGGCAAGTCGGTCATGATCAAGACCGTCCTGGGCATCGTCCGTCCCGACGGCGGCTCGATCCGGATCGATGGCGAGGAAATCGCCGACGCCGGGCCCGCCGAGCGCGAGAAGCACATGAAGAAGATGGGCATGCTGTTCCAGGGCTCGGCCCTGTTCGACAGCCTGCCGGTCTGGGAGAACGTCGCCTTCGGCCTGATCCAGGGCCGGCGTATGAAGCGCTCGGAAGCGCGGGAGGCCGCGGAGGCCAAGCTGGCGCAGGTCGGCCTGAACGCGGAAGTCGGCGAACTGATGCCGGCGGAACTGTCGGGCGGCATGCAGAAGCGCGTGGCGCTGGCCCGCGCCATTGCCACGGACCCGGAGATCATCTTCTTCGACGAGCCGACGACCGGGCTCGATCCCATCATGGCCGACGTGATCAACGACCTGATCGTCAAATGCGTGCGGGAACTGGGCGCGACCGCGGTTTCGATCACTCATGACATGGCCTCGGCGCGAAAGATCGCCGATCGGGTGGCGATGATCTACGAAGGGCGTATCCTCTGGGCCGGCGCCGCCGAGGACATCGACGATTCGGGCAACGATTATGTCGACCAGTTCGTCCACGGCCGGGCCGAGGGACCGATTCAGATGCAGGTCCGCAAGCTGTGA
- a CDS encoding alpha/beta hydrolase, with product MAALSLLTLCVAAACGDEGGARNNTGPPSINSVPQTASTLPPEARIVDSPDVIDRPGSAIVVIYNHGTERPQRREDCDAYHNSVPPSLRRLRMERLHVYKLCSETLEDRDRPTGNYVYHRVDEIAEAIARLNALGVTAERIFVAGHSAGGWSSLMAAIEHGDSFNGAIAFAPSFAGPRDEINVYPRWRQEARPRQIAHMKTAERMDALVFAYEGDPFNRPQELRFLTETWPDSVQLVGYDCNGPGHLTHLRDCREAATRHMIATFIESELAEARPQGQ from the coding sequence ATGGCGGCCCTCTCCCTGCTGACGCTGTGCGTGGCGGCCGCCTGCGGCGATGAAGGCGGCGCCCGCAACAACACCGGCCCGCCCTCGATCAACAGCGTTCCGCAGACGGCATCGACACTGCCGCCCGAGGCCCGGATCGTCGACAGCCCCGACGTCATCGACCGGCCCGGAAGCGCCATCGTCGTGATCTACAACCACGGAACTGAGCGGCCCCAGCGCCGCGAGGACTGCGACGCCTACCACAACAGCGTACCGCCGAGTCTCCGCCGACTCAGGATGGAGCGCCTCCATGTCTACAAGCTCTGTTCGGAAACGCTCGAGGACCGCGACCGGCCGACGGGCAATTACGTCTATCACCGCGTCGACGAGATCGCCGAGGCGATTGCGCGGCTGAACGCCCTGGGCGTCACAGCCGAGCGCATCTTCGTGGCAGGCCATTCGGCCGGCGGCTGGTCCTCACTCATGGCCGCCATCGAGCATGGCGACAGCTTCAATGGTGCAATCGCCTTCGCCCCGTCCTTTGCCGGCCCCCGCGACGAGATCAACGTCTACCCGCGCTGGCGGCAGGAGGCGCGGCCAAGGCAGATCGCGCACATGAAGACGGCGGAGAGGATGGACGCGCTGGTCTTCGCCTATGAGGGCGACCCGTTCAACCGGCCGCAGGAACTCCGCTTCCTGACCGAGACCTGGCCCGATTCAGTGCAGCTCGTGGGCTATGACTGCAATGGTCCTGGACACCTGACGCATCTGCGCGACTGCCGGGAGGCGGCGACACGGCACATGATAGCCACCTTCATCGAGTCCGAACTGGCGGAAGCGCGGCCCCAGGGTCAGTAG
- a CDS encoding DUF1467 family protein yields the protein MSVVGGIVIFVIIWWVVLFAVLPIGVRNAYEEGIELVPGQADGAPVRPRILFKFALTTAITAAIFALIWASVFFDWVDWRQLMHDIAAVT from the coding sequence ATGTCGGTCGTCGGCGGCATCGTCATCTTCGTGATCATCTGGTGGGTGGTGCTGTTCGCGGTGCTGCCCATCGGCGTGCGCAACGCCTATGAGGAGGGGATCGAACTGGTGCCCGGACAGGCCGACGGCGCACCCGTGCGTCCGCGCATCCTGTTCAAGTTCGCGCTGACCACGGCGATTACCGCCGCCATCTTCGCCCTGATCTGGGCCAGCGTGTTCTTCGACTGGGTCGACTGGCGTCAGCTCATGCACGACATCGCGGCGGTGACCTGA
- a CDS encoding NADP-dependent oxidoreductase, translated as MTITNRRVIFEKRPEGWVSEDCFRVEDAPVPELGDGDVLVRNIYMSVDPYMRGRMNDEKSYTAGFALGKVMQCGAVGEIAESRNPKFEAGQIVTGMLNWETHTVVPGGAGIVRIDPALAPLPYFLGILGMPGFTAWYGLLKIGEPKAGETVYVSAASGAVGQVVGQIAKLKGCRVVGSAGDDAKCKWCVEGCGFDACFNYKTVDSVEDALKQHCPHGIDIYFENVGGRMLDAVLTRLNPFSRIALCGMISQYNLKQPEGIHNVRSLLVNKVKLQGFIISDHFDLQPEFMRDVGGWLKDGKLTYRVDVADGIDNAPKAFIGMLKGENFGKQVVKLGDDPYQA; from the coding sequence ATGACCATCACGAATCGCCGCGTGATCTTCGAGAAGCGGCCCGAGGGCTGGGTGAGCGAGGATTGCTTCCGCGTCGAAGACGCGCCGGTGCCCGAACTCGGCGATGGCGACGTGCTGGTACGCAACATCTACATGTCCGTCGATCCCTACATGCGCGGGCGCATGAATGACGAGAAGTCCTACACGGCCGGTTTCGCGCTGGGCAAGGTCATGCAGTGCGGCGCGGTCGGCGAGATCGCCGAAAGCCGCAACCCGAAGTTCGAGGCCGGCCAGATCGTGACCGGCATGCTGAACTGGGAAACCCACACCGTGGTGCCTGGCGGCGCGGGGATCGTGCGGATCGACCCCGCCCTGGCGCCCCTGCCCTATTTCCTCGGCATCCTCGGCATGCCGGGCTTCACCGCCTGGTACGGCCTGCTGAAGATCGGCGAGCCGAAGGCAGGCGAGACGGTCTATGTATCCGCCGCTTCCGGGGCCGTCGGACAGGTCGTGGGGCAGATCGCGAAGCTCAAGGGCTGCCGCGTCGTCGGCTCGGCGGGCGACGACGCCAAGTGCAAATGGTGCGTGGAAGGCTGCGGCTTTGACGCCTGCTTCAACTACAAGACCGTCGACAGCGTGGAAGATGCACTGAAACAGCACTGCCCCCACGGAATCGACATCTATTTCGAGAACGTCGGCGGGCGGATGCTCGACGCCGTGCTGACGCGGCTCAACCCGTTCTCCCGCATCGCGCTGTGCGGAATGATCAGCCAGTACAACCTGAAGCAGCCCGAAGGCATCCACAACGTCCGCAGCCTGCTGGTCAACAAGGTGAAGCTGCAGGGCTTCATCATCTCCGACCATTTCGACCTGCAGCCCGAATTCATGCGTGACGTGGGCGGATGGCTGAAGGACGGAAAGCTGACCTACCGCGTCGACGTCGCCGATGGCATCGACAATGCGCCGAAGGCCTTCATCGGCATGCTGAAGGGCGAGAACTTCGGCAAGCAGGTGGTGAAACTCGGCGACGACCCGTATCAGGCGTAG
- the purF gene encoding amidophosphoribosyltransferase produces MNDMLTTRPFDADDDHFHEECAVFGIWGAGSDEDNPSRAAAITATGLHALQHRGQEACGIVAFDKSQFLVHRAVGLVGDVFGKGKADRGGAGPLTRLVGSSAIGHTRYATSGKGAGPASIRNIQPLWTDLDETGGFALAHNGNLTNAMALKAELRAEGRRFQSTSDTEVILDLMARSRERRLANRLIDALSRVVGAYSIVGLSAKKLIGVRDPSGVRPLVLGRLDNAWIICSETCALDIVGATFVRDIEPGEMIVIDEDGMQTRRIGAAPRRFCIFEYIYFSRPDSFVEGRNVYSIRQAIGRELAKEETHSADMVIPVPDSGTPAAVGYAKESGIPFELAVTRSQLAGRSFIEPDQESREQVVRRKLNVNRDMVRGKSVVLVDDSIVRGTTSKILVKMFRDAGVREVHMRIASPPTRSPCYYGVDTPSKGELIFNQYANLEQMERHLGVDSLRYLSVPGMYRAVGETDIPEDETECGAKAGYCDACFTGKYPIRLVDNSEGSVNQKDLFRELGY; encoded by the coding sequence ATGAATGACATGCTGACGACGCGTCCCTTCGATGCCGACGACGATCATTTCCACGAGGAATGCGCCGTCTTCGGCATCTGGGGCGCGGGATCCGACGAGGACAACCCCAGCCGCGCCGCCGCCATCACCGCGACCGGACTGCACGCGCTGCAGCATCGCGGCCAGGAGGCCTGCGGCATCGTCGCCTTCGACAAGAGCCAGTTCCTGGTCCACCGGGCCGTCGGCCTGGTCGGCGACGTCTTCGGCAAGGGCAAGGCAGATCGTGGCGGCGCCGGCCCATTGACCCGGCTGGTCGGCTCGTCGGCCATCGGCCATACGCGCTACGCCACGTCCGGCAAGGGAGCGGGGCCGGCGTCGATCCGCAATATCCAGCCGCTCTGGACCGATCTGGACGAGACCGGCGGCTTCGCGCTCGCCCACAATGGCAATCTGACCAACGCGATGGCCCTGAAGGCGGAACTTCGCGCCGAGGGACGCCGGTTCCAGTCGACCAGCGACACCGAGGTGATCCTGGATCTGATGGCCCGCAGCCGGGAGCGCCGGCTCGCCAACCGCCTGATCGACGCGCTGAGCCGCGTCGTGGGCGCCTACTCGATCGTCGGCCTTTCGGCCAAGAAGCTGATCGGCGTGCGCGATCCCTCCGGCGTCCGGCCGCTGGTGCTCGGCCGGCTCGACAACGCCTGGATCATCTGCTCGGAAACCTGCGCGCTGGATATCGTCGGCGCCACTTTCGTGCGTGATATCGAGCCCGGCGAGATGATCGTCATCGACGAGGACGGCATGCAGACGCGCCGCATCGGCGCCGCGCCGCGGCGCTTCTGCATTTTCGAATACATCTACTTCTCCCGTCCCGATTCCTTCGTCGAAGGCCGCAACGTCTACAGCATCCGCCAGGCCATCGGCCGGGAGCTGGCGAAGGAGGAGACGCACAGCGCCGACATGGTCATCCCGGTGCCCGATTCAGGCACGCCGGCCGCAGTGGGCTACGCCAAGGAAAGCGGTATCCCGTTCGAACTGGCGGTGACGCGCAGCCAGCTTGCCGGCCGCAGCTTCATCGAGCCGGATCAGGAAAGCCGCGAGCAGGTCGTGCGCCGCAAGCTGAACGTCAACCGCGACATGGTCAGGGGCAAGAGCGTGGTCCTGGTCGACGATTCCATCGTCCGCGGCACCACGTCGAAGATCCTGGTGAAGATGTTCCGGGACGCCGGCGTGCGCGAGGTTCACATGCGCATCGCCAGCCCGCCGACGCGCAGCCCCTGCTATTACGGCGTCGACACGCCCTCCAAGGGGGAACTGATCTTCAATCAGTACGCCAATCTTGAGCAGATGGAGCGTCATCTGGGCGTCGACAGCCTGCGCTATCTCTCGGTTCCGGGCATGTACCGGGCGGTCGGCGAGACCGACATCCCCGAGGACGAGACCGAATGCGGCGCAAAGGCCGGCTATTGCGATGCCTGCTTCACGGGGAAGTACCCGATCCGCCTGGTCGACAATTCCGAAGGCAGCGTCAACCAGAAGGACCTGTTCCGCGAACTCGGCTACTGA
- a CDS encoding CvpA family protein, with product MTFADLVVIGIIAISVLFSFFFGFVWEVLFFASWVGAALAAYFGFPHVSPWVEAQIGYGLGADIVSAVAIFIAALVILMIVTQFIAGRVRRSGAVSIADRLLGILFGAARGALVVIALWLVIDYIAPDDPPETVRDARSLPLIKQAAETVLSTVPQALKERARAASDDARDKAGAAEDMIDAGRRLQGQDETPGKGYSEEDSRQLERMIDGNTNDR from the coding sequence ATGACCTTCGCCGACCTCGTCGTCATCGGCATCATCGCCATTTCGGTGCTGTTCAGCTTCTTCTTCGGTTTCGTCTGGGAAGTGCTGTTCTTCGCCAGTTGGGTCGGAGCGGCCTTGGCCGCTTATTTCGGCTTTCCCCATGTCAGCCCGTGGGTCGAGGCGCAGATCGGCTACGGCCTCGGCGCCGACATCGTGTCGGCCGTCGCGATCTTCATCGCCGCCCTTGTCATCCTGATGATCGTTACCCAGTTCATTGCCGGCCGCGTGCGCCGCAGCGGCGCGGTCAGCATCGCCGACAGGCTGCTGGGCATCCTGTTCGGCGCAGCCCGGGGTGCGCTCGTGGTGATTGCGCTCTGGCTGGTGATCGACTACATCGCCCCCGACGATCCGCCCGAAACGGTCAGGGACGCGCGCAGCCTGCCGCTGATCAAGCAGGCCGCCGAGACAGTGCTTTCCACGGTGCCGCAGGCGCTGAAGGAGCGCGCCCGCGCCGCGAGCGACGATGCCCGCGACAAGGCCGGGGCGGCCGAAGACATGATTGACGCGGGCCGCCGTCTGCAAGGCCAGGACGAGACGCCCGGCAAGGGCTACAGCGAAGAAGACAGCCGCCAGCTCGAGCGGATGATCGACGGTAACACCAATGACCGGTGA
- the mce gene encoding methylmalonyl-CoA epimerase: protein MIGRLNHVAIAVPDLEAAAATYRDTLGAKVSAPQPEPDHGVTVIFVDLGNTKIELLHPLGENSPIANYLKNNPSGGMHHVCYEVDDIIAARDQLKGEGARVLGDGEPKIGAHGNPVLFLHPKDFCGTLVELEQVA from the coding sequence ATGATCGGACGCTTGAACCATGTCGCCATTGCCGTGCCCGATCTGGAGGCAGCCGCGGCGACATACCGTGACACGCTCGGCGCGAAGGTTTCCGCGCCGCAGCCGGAGCCCGATCACGGCGTCACCGTCATCTTCGTCGATCTGGGGAACACCAAGATCGAACTGCTGCATCCGCTGGGCGAGAACTCGCCGATCGCCAACTACCTGAAGAACAATCCTTCGGGCGGCATGCACCATGTCTGCTACGAGGTCGACGATATCATCGCCGCCCGCGACCAGCTGAAGGGTGAGGGCGCACGGGTGCTGGGCGATGGCGAGCCGAAGATCGGGGCCCATGGCAACCCGGTGCTGTTCCTGCATCCGAAGGACTTCTGCGGCACGCTGGTGGAGCTGGAACAGGTCGCCTGA
- a CDS encoding SDR family NAD(P)-dependent oxidoreductase, with product MNDRNRLKRLEGRIALVTGASRGIGAAIARRYAAEGAHVVAVARNAGKLEELDDEIARLGGSATLVPMDLKEWQSIDGLAAPLAERFGRLDILVGNAGLLGTLTPMAEIQPDEWESVFRVNVHANWRLIRATDPLLRRSDAGRVLFVTSGITRRAAPYWGVYATTKAALEKLAQTYAAEVDKTAVRVNVINPGPTRTAMRATAFPGENPDTLPHPDEIMEAFVAAAMPDFQGNGLWIAADETAQAAGPAN from the coding sequence ATGAACGATCGGAACCGGCTGAAACGACTCGAGGGCCGAATCGCCCTGGTCACCGGCGCCTCCCGCGGCATCGGCGCAGCCATCGCGCGGCGCTACGCCGCCGAAGGCGCGCACGTCGTCGCAGTCGCCCGGAACGCCGGGAAGCTGGAGGAACTGGACGACGAGATCGCCCGGCTCGGCGGCAGCGCCACGCTGGTGCCCATGGATCTGAAGGAATGGCAGTCGATCGACGGGCTCGCCGCACCGCTGGCCGAACGCTTCGGCCGCCTCGACATACTGGTCGGCAATGCTGGCCTGCTCGGCACGCTGACGCCGATGGCCGAAATCCAGCCCGACGAATGGGAGAGCGTGTTCCGCGTCAACGTGCACGCCAACTGGCGGCTGATCCGCGCCACGGACCCGCTGCTGCGCCGTTCCGACGCGGGACGCGTGCTTTTCGTCACCTCGGGCATCACTCGCCGCGCGGCGCCCTACTGGGGCGTCTATGCCACGACCAAGGCGGCGCTGGAGAAGCTGGCGCAGACCTACGCCGCCGAGGTCGATAAGACCGCCGTCCGGGTCAATGTGATCAATCCCGGCCCGACGCGGACAGCCATGCGGGCGACGGCCTTCCCCGGCGAAAACCCCGACACGCTGCCCCATCCCGACGAGATCATGGAGGCCTTCGTCGCCGCCGCCATGCCCGACTTCCAGGGCAACGGCCTCTGGATCGCCGCCGACGAGACGGCGCAGGCGGCCGGGCCGGCCAACTGA
- the radA gene encoding DNA repair protein RadA, with the protein MARASRRYVCRECGAVYPKWRGFCDSCGASDSVEEETASARPRAFGVIQGGGRKRAAELTDLSVETLDEPRRTSGVGELDRVLGGGLVRGSAILIGGDPGIGKSTLLLQSAARMAATGQKVVYISGEEATAQIAMRARRLGVDGAAMKVANANALGEIMAALDQGPTPDLLVIDSIQTVFSENLDSAPGTVAQVRACGHELVQYAKQSGAAVVLVGHVTKDGQIAGPRVLEHMVDTVLYFEGDRSHQFRILRAVKNRFGAADEIGVFEMAEKGLMETPNPSALFLGDRDEPVAGASIFAGMEGSRPILVEIQALVAPSPLATPRRAVVGWDSGRLAMILAVLDTRLGLSLGQNEVYLNVAGGLRIGEPAADLAVAAALLSSLADRPLPAATVVFGEVGLAGEVRRVARAEARLKEAAKLGFRRAIAPSGSEGRDLLETTEIDGLHRLFSLFPLDEEPGV; encoded by the coding sequence ATGGCCAGGGCGAGCCGCCGATATGTCTGCCGCGAATGCGGCGCGGTCTATCCGAAATGGCGCGGCTTCTGCGACTCCTGTGGCGCGTCGGACAGCGTCGAGGAGGAAACGGCCAGCGCGCGGCCCCGAGCCTTCGGCGTGATCCAGGGCGGCGGCCGCAAGCGGGCCGCCGAGTTGACCGATCTTTCCGTCGAGACACTGGATGAGCCGCGCCGCACCAGCGGGGTCGGCGAACTGGACCGCGTTCTGGGCGGGGGGCTGGTGCGCGGCTCGGCCATCCTGATCGGCGGCGACCCCGGTATCGGCAAGTCGACGCTGCTGCTTCAGTCCGCGGCCCGGATGGCCGCGACCGGCCAGAAGGTCGTCTACATCTCCGGAGAGGAAGCGACGGCGCAGATCGCCATGCGCGCCCGCAGGCTGGGCGTGGACGGCGCCGCGATGAAGGTCGCCAACGCCAACGCGCTGGGCGAGATCATGGCGGCTCTGGATCAGGGGCCGACGCCCGATCTGCTGGTGATCGATTCCATCCAGACCGTCTTCTCCGAGAATCTCGACAGCGCGCCGGGCACCGTCGCCCAGGTCAGGGCCTGCGGCCACGAACTGGTGCAGTACGCCAAGCAGTCGGGCGCGGCGGTAGTCCTGGTCGGTCACGTCACCAAGGACGGGCAGATCGCGGGACCCCGCGTGCTGGAGCACATGGTCGACACGGTGCTGTACTTCGAAGGCGACCGCAGCCACCAGTTCCGGATCCTGCGCGCGGTCAAGAACCGCTTCGGCGCCGCCGACGAGATCGGAGTCTTCGAGATGGCCGAGAAGGGGCTGATGGAGACACCCAACCCTTCGGCGCTGTTCCTGGGCGACCGCGACGAGCCGGTGGCGGGCGCATCGATATTCGCCGGCATGGAGGGGAGCCGGCCGATCCTGGTGGAGATTCAGGCGCTGGTGGCGCCATCGCCGCTGGCAACGCCCCGGCGGGCCGTCGTGGGCTGGGACAGCGGTCGGCTGGCCATGATCCTGGCCGTGCTCGATACCCGTCTCGGGCTCTCGCTGGGTCAGAACGAAGTCTATCTCAACGTCGCGGGCGGGCTGCGCATCGGCGAGCCCGCCGCCGACCTGGCCGTCGCCGCAGCGCTGCTTTCGTCGCTGGCGGACCGGCCGTTGCCGGCGGCCACCGTGGTCTTCGGGGAGGTCGGGCTGGCCGGCGAAGTGCGCCGTGTCGCCCGGGCCGAGGCGCGGCTGAAGGAGGCGGCCAAGCTGGGTTTCCGCCGCGCCATTGCGCCGTCAGGCTCCGAGGGGCGGGATCTGCTGGAAACGACCGAGATCGACGGGCTGCACAGGCTGTTCAGCCTTTTCCCCCTGGACGAGGAACCGGGCGTATGA
- the alr gene encoding alanine racemase: MIPKRLAAATLTIDLGALADNWRLLDRLAGRAETAAVVKADAYGIGIAHAVPALAAAGCRTFFTALPDEGEQVRRHAPDSVVYVLDGLLPGAEDDYAALGLIPVLNDLGQIERWRRHAAALGRRLACAIHLDTGMTRLGLLGQAVERLIAEPALLDGLDVRAWLTHPACADLPGHEMNAHQLALFRERTGRLPRAARSAANSPAIFLDPEWHMDLVRPGVALYGSNPSPLCRGAMKEVVHLKARVLQVHEVTGERTIGYGATHRLGGPGRIATCGVGYGDGYLRSFGNRGFGVIAGHRVPLVGRVSMDLISFDITGVPEGRVEPAAEISLIGDGVDIDELAAKGDTIAYELLTGLGARYARDYVGASV, encoded by the coding sequence ATGATCCCGAAACGTCTCGCGGCAGCGACCCTGACCATCGACCTCGGCGCGCTGGCTGACAACTGGCGGCTGCTGGATCGGCTTGCCGGTCGCGCAGAGACGGCGGCGGTGGTCAAGGCCGACGCCTATGGGATCGGCATCGCCCATGCCGTCCCGGCCCTCGCCGCAGCCGGCTGCCGGACGTTCTTCACCGCCCTGCCGGACGAGGGCGAGCAGGTCCGCCGCCATGCGCCGGATTCGGTCGTCTACGTTCTGGACGGCCTTCTGCCCGGGGCGGAGGACGACTACGCCGCGCTGGGCCTGATTCCGGTGCTGAACGACCTGGGCCAGATCGAACGCTGGCGGCGCCATGCCGCGGCGCTGGGCCGGCGGCTTGCCTGCGCCATTCATCTCGACACCGGCATGACGCGTCTCGGCCTGCTGGGGCAGGCGGTGGAGCGGCTGATCGCCGAGCCCGCGCTGCTCGACGGGCTCGACGTCCGGGCCTGGCTGACCCATCCGGCCTGCGCCGACCTGCCGGGGCACGAGATGAACGCCCACCAGCTCGCGCTGTTCCGCGAGCGCACCGGAAGGCTGCCCCGCGCGGCGCGGAGCGCGGCCAATTCGCCCGCCATCTTCCTCGATCCGGAATGGCACATGGACCTGGTCCGTCCCGGCGTTGCGCTTTACGGCTCGAATCCCTCGCCCCTCTGTCGTGGCGCGATGAAGGAAGTCGTGCACCTGAAGGCGCGCGTCCTGCAGGTGCACGAGGTCACGGGGGAGCGGACCATCGGCTATGGCGCGACCCATCGGCTCGGCGGGCCCGGCCGCATCGCCACCTGCGGCGTCGGCTATGGCGACGGCTACCTCAGATCCTTCGGAAACCGCGGTTTCGGTGTGATTGCCGGCCATCGCGTGCCGCTGGTCGGCCGCGTCTCCATGGACCTGATCAGCTTTGACATCACCGGTGTGCCGGAGGGCCGGGTGGAGCCGGCAGCGGAAATTTCGCTCATCGGCGACGGCGTCGATATCGACGAACTTGCTGCAAAGGGCGACACGATCGCTTATGAACTGCTCACGGGTCTGGGCGCACGCTACGCCCGCGACTATGTGGGAGCATCTGTTTGA